In Drosophila willistoni isolate 14030-0811.24 chromosome XR unlocalized genomic scaffold, UCI_dwil_1.1 Seg144, whole genome shotgun sequence, one DNA window encodes the following:
- the LOC6638684 gene encoding connectin, translating into MLPHHQRHKMAASVAILLLSCCLMASAPAVEARSKEERNRNRGNRGNNNNNNNMNGGGIGGGGGASPSAMTNNNNGIYTYGSSSSSISSSLSSYTTGSTGYSGPMDTTGFCTRRRDMKLMCYCTPDENHVPVQKAECWVFSEGLHENDTTWTRFYQQKRLRELKFVIQNNARLDYIPTTIIDSLKNLSSIVIEYSQVEIVKSYAFANLPFLERIILNNNHIMALDQDAFANHIRLRELNLEHNQIFEMDRYAFRNLPLCERLFLNNNNISTLHEGLFADMGRLTYLNLAHNQINVLTSEIFRGLGNLNVLKLTRNNLNFIGDTVFAELWSLSELELDDNRIERISERALDGLNNLKTLNLRNNLLKKIDNGLLRGTPALLSINVQANKLETLTFYTFQPIMDNLVNSTSELLVSDNKFICDCRLQWIFELKNRTRHLQLRDSLEELLCTLQEPKLAHFVDPVPSHILDVLNIGGFTAIGSNSASMGGIGHNSYATLDDLSGIGGPGITSRKHSSTKSRQGLRGQRQFAENVVETKLRRKRQMPLVAAEGVGGVAAIAPTNKRYDYYDEASSGGVHMPGLGLDLDDNLNLHKQSSFYAPSTSVANGHNDVDLPHQQQPALHGDAIDLMASKNSINVRLFMLKPEMLPCHDELSDPTELPLSRDLMDVRSNVGQDSPLNGQSSSNLVHSLERTLLLASALALLRLLRLQG; encoded by the exons ATGTTGCCGCATCATCAGCGCCATAAAATGGCGGCTTCTGTTGCCATCTTATTGCTGAGCTGCTGCCTGATGGCATCGGCGCCAGCGGTGGAGGCCCGCTCCAAGGAGGAACGTAATCGTAATCGCGGCAAtcgtggcaacaacaacaacaacaacaacatgaatgGAGGTGGCATCGGTGGTGGGGGTGGCGCTTCCCCATCGGCAAtgaccaacaacaataatggGATATATACCTATGGCAGCTCCTCATCGTCGATATCATCCTCGTTGTCGTCATATACCACAGGCAGCACTGGCTATAGCGGTCCAATGGACACGACTGGCTTCTGTACACGTCGTCGTGATATGAAATTAATGTGCTACTGCACACCCGATGAGAATCATGTTCCCGTGCAAAAGGCCGAGTGCTGGGTATTCTCAGAGGGCCTACATGAGAACGATACCACCTGGACACGTTTCTATCAGCAGAAGCGTTTGCGTGAACTTAAATTCGTCATTCAGAATAATGCCCGATTGGATTATATACCCACCACCATAATTGACTCATTGAAGAATCTCAGTAGCATTGTCATCGAGTACTCGCAGGTGGAAATTGTCAAGAGCTATGCCTTCGCCAATTTGCCCTTCTTGGAGCGTATAATACTCAATAATAATCATATAATGGCCCTCGATCAGGATGCATTTGCCAATCATATACGTTTGCGTGAGTTGAATTTGGAGCACaatcaaatatttgaaatgGATCGTTATGCCTTCCGAAATCTGCCACTGTGTGAGCGACTCTTTctcaataacaacaacattagCACCCTGCACGAAGGACTCTTCGCCGATATGGGACGTCTGACCTATTTGAATTTGGCCCACAATCAGATCAATGTCCTGACCAGCGAAATATTCCGCGGATTGGGCAATCTCAATGTGTTGAAACTGACTCGGAATAATCTTAACTTTATTGGCGACACAGTCTTTGCTGAATTGTGGAGTCTCAGCGAATTGGAATTGGATGATAATCGCATTGAG CGAATTTCGGAACGTGCTTTGGATGgcttaaacaatttgaaaactCTGAATTTGCGCAATAATTTGCTAAAGAAAATCGACAATGGACTGTTACGTGGCACTCCGGCGCTGCTGTCCATCAATGTGCAGGCAAATAAATTGGAAACGCTGACATTCTACACGTTCCAGCCAATTATGGACAATTTGGTCAACAGCACCAGTGAACTGTTGGTGTCAG ACAACAAATTCATTTGCGACTGTCGTCTACAATGGATCTTTGAATTGAAAAATCGCACACGTCATTTGCAGCTGCGTGACTCTCTGGAGGAACTGCTTTGTACACTGCAGGAGCCCAAATTGGCACATTTCGTTGATCCAGTGCCCTCTCATATACTGGATGTGTTGAATATTGGTGGCTTCACCGCCATTGGCAGCAACAGCGCCAGCATGGGCGGCATCGGTCACAACAGTTATGCCACCCTCGACGATCTGAGTGGCATAGGCGGTCCAGGCATCACCTCAAGGAAGCACTCTTCGACCAAGTCCCGACAGGGGCTGCGGGGTCAGCGACAGTTTGCCGAGAATGTGGTCGAGACGAAACTGAGAAGGAAGCGACAAATGCCCCTTGTTGCTGCTGAGGGCGTTGGAGGAGTTGCTGCGATCGCTCCCACCAATAAACGTTATGACTACTACGATGAGGCCAGCTCGGGCGGCGTACATATGCCGGGACTGGGCCTAGATCTGGACGACAATCTGAATCTGCACAAGCAAAGCTCCTTCTATGCCCCCAGCACGTCGGTGGCGAATGGACATAACGATGTGGACTTGCCCCATCAGCAGCAGCCTGCGTTACACGGCGATGCCATCGATCTGATGGCCTCTAAAAATAGCATCAATGTGCGTCTCTTCATGCTGAAACCGGAAATGCTGCCCTGCCACGATGAGCTGAGCGATCCTACCGAATTGCCCCTGTCGCGAGATCTAATGGATGTGCGCTCAAATGTGGGTCAGGATTCGCCATTGAATGGTCAATCCAGTAGCAATCTGGTGCACTCTCTGGAAAGGACTCTTCTACTGGCAAGTGCTCTGGCCCTCCTTCGACTCCTCCGACTCCAGGGTTGA